The DNA segment ATTCTTTTTGCAGATCGAACGGAGCGTAGTCCCAGTATCGATCGAGCCCGGTCTCGCCGATCGCCACCACCTTGGGATGCGACATCAGCTCTTCAACCTTTTCGCGATCGCCAGGCTGTGCCTCGGCACTGTGGTTGGGATGGATCCCGACCGAGGCATAGATCTGCGGATACTTCTCCGCCAGTTCGATACAGGTCCGGCTGTCTTCCAGCGTCGTCCCTACCGCCACGATCGTTTTGACATCGGCTTGGGCCGCACGATCGAGCACGTCGTCGATCTGCGAAAGAATCGCTTCTTCAAACAAATGGGCGTGGGTATCAAACCATTCCACAATAAGAACTCACTAAGACGTCTACAGAAACAGAACCGCTGCCGTTCATCGTAGCGTTCCGGCCGCTGTCGCAAAACGGCCCCAGGATAGAAGTCACCGCTACGATGCAGTGCGACTCGAAGAACTCTTCGTCACTTCGGCCAGGTTTTGCAGATGCCCTTTTGCCATGCCGATCGCCAAATTGACCAATCGCATCGCCGTGCTTTCGCGATCGAGCCAGGTCGCGATGTCTTCCAGCGAATGGAGTAAACGCTTCTCGAACCGTATTACTTCCCCCAAAACAAAATCGAGGGAGAGATCGTTCAGCGAGGTGTACTCCATCGGAAAGTCGCCCAGGGAAACGGGGCGATCGGCCGACTCGAGCACTTCCAACACGCGTTCGACCAGGTCGTGATGATCGGCGGCGATGTCGTCGATCACGTGGGCATTCGCTTCGCCCCCGAGCGCGACCCACGGCCGGGCATACGCCAGGTAGGTTGGCAACGAACGGTGATGTAGCGCGGCGACTCGGTTGAGTAGCTCCATCTGTTTCCAAGTTAACATTCGCGGCGACTCCTTTGATTCATCACGAAATCAAACCGCGAACAGCGGCCTGGATCCAGACATTCAGCGAATCCCAGCCGACAATCAACAGTAGCACCGGTGCCGTCACGCACCACAAGTATCCAAGCTGTAAGATCCCTGGCGAGCGATGCATCGGTGCGGTCTCTTCATCGACAGGATCGATGGTCATCACCTTTACGACTCGCAAGTAGTAGAACAAGCTGATCGCTGTGTTCACGCAGCCCACCGCCAACAAGATGGCAAGATAGGTTTCGCCGGTTGCCAGGTAACCGCGAGCGACCCCGGCGAAAACGGCAAACTTACCAACGAAGCCTGCCAACGGCGGCAATCCTACCAGGCTCACCAGCAAGATCGTCATGCAGATCGCGATTGATTGATTGCGATAGATCATTCCGGCATAGTCGCAGATCTCTTCGCTGCCGGTGCAGTCGCGGACATAAGCCACGACCGCAAACGCTCCGAGGTTCATCAGCAGATAGACAGCGATATACAGGGCGAGATAGCCAGCACACTCTCCGGCAGCGGCAACATCCTTGGATGCCAGCGCGAGAATCGGCGGCACGGCCATCATCATGTAACCAGCATGAGCGATCGTCGAATAGGCGAGCAGCCGTTTGATATTGGTTTGAGCGAAGGCAGCCAGGTTTCCCAAAGTGCACGTCACGGCAGCCATGATGGCAATGATCAGCCCAAGGAACGTTTGCACCGGCTGAAGCGACTTGGTCTCACTCGTGACTTCCGCGGCTTCTTCGACCGCCGGTTGCTTTTCATCCGCCACGTTGAACAGCGCCGCTTTCGTCTCGCCATGGGTATTGGCAGCCAAGGGAAGGGGAGCACTCTCGACACACCCCAGGCCAACCGCAACGCGAATCAATAACGCGAGGGCCGCCGCCTTCGATGCGACCGACAAAAAGGCACCCACTTCTGCCGTGGCCCCTTCAAAGACGTCAGGGCACCACTGATGAAACGGCACGGCCGACAGCTTGAAAGCCAGTCCGACGAGGATCATCAACGACGCCATCACCAGGATCGTGATCTCGGCTCCGGTCATCCCGGCGGCCGACATCTCGGAAAGCTTGATCGCCATCGTCGGAATATGGGCCGAGTTCAACACGCCACACAAAAGACTAATGCCATAGAGCATGACCCCAGCGGCGGCCGCCCCGTACACGGCATACTTCAGCGCGGCTTCCGATCCCTTGCGATCGACGCGGCGAATCGCGACCATCGCATACGATGGAACCGAAGCCATTTCAATCGCCAGGAACACCATCAGAACGTGGTTGGCCGAAACCATCAAACACATCCCCACGGTTGCCCCCAGGACAAGCGTGGTGAAGTCGGGACTGTCTTGCGAACGATGCGCCGACGTCAACTTCGTCAGCACAAAGAAGAGCAGCAGGAACACGATCATCAGCGTTTTGATCACTACGCCGAATCCATCGTAGACCAACATGCCGGTAAACAGTTCGACGCGGGGCAGATCGCCAATGGCAACCATCTGAGCTGGCTGCTGCGAGATATCCCAAGGAGCGAGCGGCGAAAGAACGACCAATGCCGCCAGGCTTCCCAGCAACGCGATCCAGGTCGAATCGATTCGCTCGGTGAAGCGGAACATCCGCGCGAGCAGAATCACCACGATCGTCGCGCACAGAACCAACTCTGCCCCAAAGCCAATCAGGCTGGTCAGTGTGTCGGTCGTCAGATGATTCACAAGGGTGAAAAACATGTTGGCAGATCGCGTGTCTACGGCTGGTTCGCGGCAACGTCTTGGTCGGCTTCGGCTTGCTGAGCCCGAAGTTGAGGCAACTTGACCTGTTCGGTCCACTCGGTCAAATCAGCCACTTGCTGATCGAC comes from the Bremerella sp. JC817 genome and includes:
- a CDS encoding NADH-quinone oxidoreductase subunit N, with product MFFTLVNHLTTDTLTSLIGFGAELVLCATIVVILLARMFRFTERIDSTWIALLGSLAALVVLSPLAPWDISQQPAQMVAIGDLPRVELFTGMLVYDGFGVVIKTLMIVFLLLFFVLTKLTSAHRSQDSPDFTTLVLGATVGMCLMVSANHVLMVFLAIEMASVPSYAMVAIRRVDRKGSEAALKYAVYGAAAAGVMLYGISLLCGVLNSAHIPTMAIKLSEMSAAGMTGAEITILVMASLMILVGLAFKLSAVPFHQWCPDVFEGATAEVGAFLSVASKAAALALLIRVAVGLGCVESAPLPLAANTHGETKAALFNVADEKQPAVEEAAEVTSETKSLQPVQTFLGLIIAIMAAVTCTLGNLAAFAQTNIKRLLAYSTIAHAGYMMMAVPPILALASKDVAAAGECAGYLALYIAVYLLMNLGAFAVVAYVRDCTGSEEICDYAGMIYRNQSIAICMTILLVSLVGLPPLAGFVGKFAVFAGVARGYLATGETYLAILLAVGCVNTAISLFYYLRVVKVMTIDPVDEETAPMHRSPGILQLGYLWCVTAPVLLLIVGWDSLNVWIQAAVRGLIS